One Synechococcales cyanobacterium T60_A2020_003 DNA window includes the following coding sequences:
- a CDS encoding DUF4079 domain-containing protein, whose translation MSESLSALLEPIAAWFRSFNMPEPIVHWGHPLMMGIVIVAMGSFVGWSGWRGRTMIDTDKEAALKSRADHRKLAPLMTLFITLGYTGGILSLVMQGHPILQSPHFWTGSALVLVLWSNGLMAFLGFSKDDGSLRTVHAYLGSAALVLMVVHALFGLKLGLSI comes from the coding sequence ATGTCTGAGAGCTTGAGTGCGCTCCTGGAACCTATTGCAGCGTGGTTCCGAAGTTTTAATATGCCTGAACCCATTGTGCATTGGGGGCACCCTTTGATGATGGGGATTGTCATTGTTGCGATGGGAAGCTTTGTCGGTTGGTCGGGTTGGCGTGGGCGCACAATGATAGATACGGACAAAGAGGCTGCCCTCAAAAGTCGTGCTGATCACCGGAAACTGGCTCCGCTTATGACGTTGTTCATTACGTTGGGGTATACCGGAGGAATTCTGTCTTTGGTGATGCAAGGGCACCCGATTTTACAAAGCCCCCACTTTTGGACTGGATCTGCTTTAGTTTTGGTGCTTTGGAGTAACGGACTAATGGCATTTCTAGGATTTAGTAAGGACGATGGTAGCTTACGAACGGTGCATGCTTATCTGGGCAGTGCGGCATTGGTGCTGATGGTTGTGCATGCATTGTTTGGTTTGAAGTTGGGATTATCAATTTAG